A single region of the Xenopus laevis strain J_2021 chromosome 4L, Xenopus_laevis_v10.1, whole genome shotgun sequence genome encodes:
- the LOC121402852 gene encoding kinocilin-like has product MNPVSTNEYYGLRVASALIGIVAGSIIVGVSDSCGAAAVGGIFLGAAGFALLISISPFIKAWLNFNQMLPFLGHARIQPYPSANNEEMTNEPAKRESSLGPMKDSSDGKTLNINPMAHIISPDEGTSSGPPDLIAQKPHQLSAN; this is encoded by the exons ATGAATCCAGTCAGCACCAATGAATATTATGGTCTCCGGGTAGCTAGTGCTCTGATTGGTATAGTGGCTGGAAGTATCATCGTTGGAGTCTCAGATTCTTGTGGAGCAGCTGCGGTTGGAGGAATATTCCTGGGTGCAGCTGGATTTG CTCTCCTCATTTCAATAAGCCCATTCATTAAGGCATGGCTGAACTTCAATCAAATGCTGCCATTCCTAG GACATGCAAGGATTCAACCCTATCCATCTGCAAATAATGAAGAGATGACAAATGAACCAGCAAAAAGGGAAA GTTCTTTGGGCCCAATGAAGGATTCTTCAGATGGAAAAACACTTAACATCAATCCCATGGCACATATTATTTCTCCAGATGAAGG GACATCATCTGGCCCTCCGGATTTAATCGCCCAGAAGCCGCATCAGTTATctgcaaattaa